The genomic interval CTGTACTTTCTAAGGAAGTTTGGAAAATACCCCCCACTCCATTCCATCATCTTGTCATAGCTACCCGGAGCCAGATAGGCGAGACCGCTAAAGCCATGTCTCTTGATATACTCGCTTGGGGTAATTAGCTCCACACTCGGGTCGCTTCGCAGTGACGAGAAAAAGATCCTCAGCCACTGCTCCGCGGCATAGGGGTCCCACCACTCGCCGAACTTTTCAGCGTCGCTACCCCACAACACATACAGGGACCCATTGTCCGTGGCATAGTTACGAAGATAGTTGTAGACTTCTCCGTGTGGCTTCCAGGGGAGAATATACCTTATAGGCCCATCGATAAAAAACACACCGATGGATTTGCCGCCGTACTCTGTGAGCACTGCCCGGTGGGCATCATCTCTCCAAAGCCCAGACCTATAGCCAACCTCATCGTCAACAATCACGTATCTATAGCCTGCGTCTCTCAGGAAAGGAGGAAGCGTAGGGTCCCAAACCCTCTCGGGTAGCCAGAGACCCCTAGGAGTGACACCTAGGCTTTTTTCGACTAGCTTAACTCCTTCCCTAAGCTGTCGGGCCCTGTCCTCCCATGGGAGGATAGCCAGTATGCTCTCAGAAAAAGTCCCCCCCAACACCTCGAAGTTGCTGTTCTTGATTAATTCGCGCATTTCGCTCAAATATTCAGGAAAATACTTTTCCCAATACATCAAAAGAGGGCCGCTAAAATGAAGGGTCAAATGTAGGTCCCGATATTCCTTTAAAATCCGAAGAAGCAACTCGTAGCTGTTACGCTGGACACGTTCAAGAACAAACCTATACTGCCCAATGGGCTGGTGGAAATGCAACACAAATATGAATGAAGTTTTAGCCATACATGATACATGGAAACGTGTAAAATAAAACGTTTACGTAAGGCATACAGTGGAACCAGAATGGTGGACCGGCCGGGATTCGAACCCGGGACCACCCGCATGCCAAGCGGACATCCTCCCACTAGACGACCGGCCCCCGTTTTATGTTTAGAATACTAGAGATTTTAAATAGTTTTCGTGCTCTTGTGCCGGTTGAGTGGATAAATTGTTCTAATGTGGGCTCCGATGCGCGAAATTTATTTTTGGGTACTTTCATGAATGAAACCATATGAGTGAGCAGGGAATAACCGTTAAAAAGAGTGAGAACTTTTCAGAGTGGTACTCCCAGGTACTTATAAAGGCCGGCCTAGTAGACCTGCGTTACAACGTGCAAGGCTTCATTGTTCACAGGCCGTGGCTCATGAGGATAATCAGGGCGATTTACCGTATGTTCGAGGAGGAGCTAGAGAAGACTGGTCATGAGCCGGTTCTCTTCCCACTCGTTATACCAGAGGAGAACTTCGAAAAAGAAAAGGAGCATGTAGAGGGCTTTAGGGCCGAGGTTTTCTGGATAACTGAGGTGGGGGATGGAAGCGAGAAGCTTGACCGCAAACTCGCTCTAAGACCTACAAGTGAGACGGCCTTTTACTACATGTATTCCTATTGGATTCAGAGCTGGAGAGACCTACCTCTAAAACTCTATCAAAGTGTAAGCGTGTACAGGTACGAGAAGAATACACGTCCACTAATGCGTGGACGCGAGTTTCTCTGGATCGAAGCCCATGACGCCTTCGCGACGCACGAAGAGGCTTTGCAACAGATACGGGAGGACATGGAGAATTCCAGGAAGGTGATCTGGGAGAAGCTTGGTATACCGTTCTTGTTCCTTAGACGTCCGCCTTGGGACAAGTTTGGCGGCGCAGAGGACACCTACGCCGCGGACACCATTATGCCGGATGGAAGAGTTCTCCAGATTAGTTCAACGCATGACCTGGGTCAGAGATTTGCAAAACCCTTTAATGTCACTTTCCTTGACAAAGATGGCCAGAGAAAATATGTTTGGCAGACCTGTTATGGTCCAGGAGTATGGAGAATAGCTGCAGCCCTCATTAGTATCCATGGAGACGACAAGGGACTTGTTCTGCCAGTAGAAGTTGCACCAGTTCAGGTAATAATCATCCCGATATATTACAAAGATGCAGACAAAGAAAAAGTCTTGGGGAAATGCAGACGTCTAGAAGAACTCTTAAAAGGAGCCGGCTACAGGGTTCAAGTAGACGCGCGCGAAGAGTACACGCCAGGATACAAGTTCAACGAATGGGAACTTAAAGGAGTACCAATACGTCTCGAAGTAGGGGTCAAAGAGGTTGAAACAAACACCGTGACTGTTTTTAGGCGCGACCTGTTGCGAAAGGAGAAAGTCCCAGACGAAAAACTCCTAGAACATATTAAATACCTCGAGGGAGCCATCTTAGAAGAACTCAAAAATAGGGCAAAGAACTTCTTTGAAAGCAGAATCGTAAATGCTACAAGCAGGCAAGAGGTGAAGGAAGCCCTAAGAAGCGGAAAAATAGTTAAGATGCCGTTCTGTGGACGGGAGGAATGTGCAAACGACCTGAAGGAGGCCACAGACGGTGGAAAGATAAGGGGGACCGAGATAGATTTCAAGGAGGGAGACTACGGCAAGTGTGCCTGGTGCGGAGCACCTGCAAGACAAATAGTATATGTGGCCAAGGCGTATTAGCGCACGTGTTGTGAATTGTTTTCCTTTAAGTCAAGCATGTAGATGTACGCGTCGGAACCATCTGCATAGTAGTTTGTTCTCATACCTACCCTCTTGAAGCCGAATTTTTCATAGAGCGCTATAGCTACAGTGTTCTGGGTGCTGACCTCTAAAAGGATCTTTTCGATTCCCATGCTTTTGGCTAGTTTTATAGTTTCTTCGAGAAGCATTCTTCCGATACCCTTTCCTCTGAATCCCTCAATAACTGCCACGCTGTGTATATGTAGGCTCTGGTTCTCGATGCAGGAGACGATATATCCGATCGTTAGTCCCTTGTAGTCTGCCACCAGAAAAAAGTCTCGGCACTTCTCGTAGAGTTCAAACAGGTAGTAGAATGGGAACGCGTCTAGGCCGAATACTTTTTCCTCGATCTCAGCGATGTAGAAAAGGTCTCCTGGCTCGATTTTTCTAACTTTTATATCCAAGATTTCCACCTTCCAGGATAAATTTATCCATGGGTTTAGGGATAAACGTGTTGCTAAAAATCTTCTTTGCCGAAGAAAGGTATGTTTCTTCGATTTGAGGACCAAGCCTAGCATACGGCAAATGTATCAGCGCCAGATACTTTGCGTTGACTTTTCTAGCAGTATTCGCCGCTTGTATAGGTGTTGAGTGGCCGTCTTTTTCTGCTTCTTCCTCCATGCCTGGAGGGTAAGTTGCCTCATGTATTAGGAGGTCGCAGTCCCGGAAGCCCTCTTCGAGTTCACGAGTGGGAGAGGTGTCCCCCGTGTAACATACTGAAGCGTCTCGGAAGTCCAGTCTAGCGGCTAGGGCTTTAACTGTGTGTTTTGCACGGTAAAAGCTGATATTACCAATTTTTGTGGAGGGCTCCGCCTCGAAGAAAACACCGTGTGAAAGTATGTCTTGATACTTGGATGGATGAATTTCTCTTAGAAGATTTTCAAAGAATTTATGGGTTCCTGTAGGACCAATTACCTGGATGCGTCTTCCTTTACCCTCTATCCATAAGTGCCACAAAAGCTCTAAAACACCGAGAGAATGATCCGGGTGTACATGTGTCAGCAAAATTAACTGGATTTTATCCAGCCAGCCTAGCCTGGAAAGAGTGTATGGGCAGGGTGAGGGACAGTCAAGCAGAATGTTGTCTACAAGGATCGAGGGAGTAAAATTGTCCCCGAAAAAAGTGCTTCCAGCGGTTCCCAAAAAGACTATTTCAACCATCTATAATCATTCATAAGAATAAAGAATGTTTAATTAAGATTACTCTAGCACCTCTAATGCTCTTCTCAGAGTCGATATAGTGATCTTCGCGGCAGCCTCAAAATCTGGCTTTGTCTGTATTTCGGCTGATACGTATCCCATGTAACCAGTGTCTCTCAATGCCCCCAGGATTCTAACAAAGTCTAGGTGGCCCATTCCGGGCGCAAGCCTGTTGCTGTCAGCTACATGAAAGTGCCCAATTTTTTCCCCGGCAAGCCTTATTGCTTCTTCTATGCTTCTTTCCTCTATATTCATGTGGAAGGTGTCTAGCAACAAGTAGACGTTGTCTGCTCCCAGCTCTTCTAGGAACCTTAATCCTTCCTCTAC from Thermofilum adornatum carries:
- the proS gene encoding proline--tRNA ligase; this translates as MSEQGITVKKSENFSEWYSQVLIKAGLVDLRYNVQGFIVHRPWLMRIIRAIYRMFEEELEKTGHEPVLFPLVIPEENFEKEKEHVEGFRAEVFWITEVGDGSEKLDRKLALRPTSETAFYYMYSYWIQSWRDLPLKLYQSVSVYRYEKNTRPLMRGREFLWIEAHDAFATHEEALQQIREDMENSRKVIWEKLGIPFLFLRRPPWDKFGGAEDTYAADTIMPDGRVLQISSTHDLGQRFAKPFNVTFLDKDGQRKYVWQTCYGPGVWRIAAALISIHGDDKGLVLPVEVAPVQVIIIPIYYKDADKEKVLGKCRRLEELLKGAGYRVQVDAREEYTPGYKFNEWELKGVPIRLEVGVKEVETNTVTVFRRDLLRKEKVPDEKLLEHIKYLEGAILEELKNRAKNFFESRIVNATSRQEVKEALRSGKIVKMPFCGREECANDLKEATDGGKIRGTEIDFKEGDYGKCAWCGAPARQIVYVAKAY
- the rimI gene encoding ribosomal protein S18-alanine N-acetyltransferase; its protein translation is MDIKVRKIEPGDLFYIAEIEEKVFGLDAFPFYYLFELYEKCRDFFLVADYKGLTIGYIVSCIENQSLHIHSVAVIEGFRGKGIGRMLLEETIKLAKSMGIEKILLEVSTQNTVAIALYEKFGFKRVGMRTNYYADGSDAYIYMLDLKENNSQHVR
- a CDS encoding MBL fold metallo-hydrolase, with translation MVEIVFLGTAGSTFFGDNFTPSILVDNILLDCPSPCPYTLSRLGWLDKIQLILLTHVHPDHSLGVLELLWHLWIEGKGRRIQVIGPTGTHKFFENLLREIHPSKYQDILSHGVFFEAEPSTKIGNISFYRAKHTVKALAARLDFRDASVCYTGDTSPTRELEEGFRDCDLLIHEATYPPGMEEEAEKDGHSTPIQAANTARKVNAKYLALIHLPYARLGPQIEETYLSSAKKIFSNTFIPKPMDKFILEGGNLGYKS